The Corallococcus silvisoli genome has a segment encoding these proteins:
- the hisS gene encoding histidine--tRNA ligase, which translates to MNDLLPGEIEVWQFVETTARTLFGRFGYGEVRTPMVEDTALFVRSVGEETDIVGKEMYTFEDKAGRSLSLRPEGTAPAARAYIEHSVSNQEPVSRWFYMGPMFRYERMKTGRYRQFSQIGAEAYGAKEPAQDAELMDVVVQFLEALGLTDVTLNINSLGDDACRPAYHAKLVEYLLAHREELCADCQQRLERNPLRVLDCKNEKCQAVAAAGPNVLEFLCEPCRAHFTDLQRKLGALGIRYVVNHRLVRGLDYYTRTVFEFIAAHPALGTASTVGGGGRYDKMMKGLGGPDVPAVGFAMGLDRLVLLLKEGGKTFAQRPDLFIAVADEGSQDAGLALASRLRREGLRVDFDTRGGSLKSQMKRADKSGARFTLVLGEQERTSGQAKLKPMAGGEPIPVALDAVAATVRAQPEAAAA; encoded by the coding sequence ATGAACGACCTTCTGCCGGGTGAAATCGAGGTCTGGCAGTTCGTGGAGACGACCGCGCGCACGCTGTTCGGCCGCTTCGGCTACGGCGAGGTGCGCACGCCGATGGTGGAGGACACCGCCCTCTTCGTGCGCAGCGTGGGCGAGGAGACGGACATCGTCGGCAAGGAGATGTACACCTTCGAGGACAAGGCGGGCCGCAGCCTGTCCCTGCGTCCGGAGGGCACCGCGCCCGCGGCGCGCGCGTACATCGAGCACTCGGTGAGCAACCAGGAGCCGGTGTCGCGCTGGTTCTACATGGGGCCCATGTTCCGCTACGAGCGGATGAAGACGGGCCGCTACCGCCAGTTCTCCCAGATTGGCGCGGAGGCCTACGGCGCGAAGGAGCCCGCGCAGGACGCGGAGCTGATGGACGTGGTGGTGCAGTTCCTGGAGGCGCTGGGCCTCACGGACGTCACCCTGAACATCAACTCGCTGGGCGACGACGCGTGCCGGCCCGCCTACCACGCGAAGCTGGTGGAGTACCTCCTCGCGCACCGCGAGGAGCTGTGCGCGGACTGCCAGCAGCGGCTGGAGCGCAACCCGCTGCGCGTGCTCGACTGCAAGAACGAGAAGTGCCAGGCGGTGGCCGCGGCGGGGCCCAACGTGCTGGAGTTCCTGTGCGAGCCGTGCCGCGCGCACTTCACGGACCTGCAGCGCAAGCTGGGCGCGCTGGGCATCCGCTACGTGGTGAACCACCGGCTGGTGCGCGGCCTGGACTACTACACGCGCACCGTCTTCGAGTTCATCGCCGCGCACCCCGCGCTGGGCACCGCCAGCACCGTGGGCGGCGGCGGGCGCTACGACAAGATGATGAAGGGCCTGGGGGGGCCGGACGTGCCCGCGGTGGGCTTCGCCATGGGCCTGGACCGGCTGGTGCTCCTGCTCAAGGAGGGCGGCAAGACGTTCGCCCAGCGGCCGGACCTGTTCATCGCCGTGGCGGACGAGGGCTCCCAGGACGCGGGGCTCGCGCTGGCCAGCCGCCTGCGCCGCGAGGGCCTGCGCGTGGACTTCGACACGCGCGGCGGAAGCCTCAAGAGCCAGATGAAGCGCGCGGACAAGTCCGGCGCCCGCTTCACCCTGGTGCTGGGGGAGCAGGAGCGCACCAGCGGCCAGGCGAAGCTCAAGCCCATGGCGGGCGGCGAGCCCATCCCCGTGGCCCTGGACGCCGTGGCCGCCACCGTGCGGGCCCAGCCGGAGGCCGCGGCGGCCTGA
- the asd gene encoding archaetidylserine decarboxylase (Phosphatidylserine decarboxylase is synthesized as a single chain precursor. Generation of the pyruvoyl active site from a Ser is coupled to cleavage of a Gly-Ser bond between the larger (beta) and smaller (alpha chains). It is an integral membrane protein.): protein MNEQTFMKLMRVLPKSAVSSAVGLATRLPAPAPVHHWAMRAFAKAYNVDMDEAEHGFEKYPTFAQFFTRGLKPGLRPVDAGEKVVVSPVDGRVSQVGYSDNGRCLQAKGIEYTVDELLGDAQAAKPFHGGAWTTLYLSPRDYHRIHAPLGGTITGYAYIPGEFWPVNPASVKNKQSLFCVNERLVTYLDTAAGKVAVVKVGATCVSRIKASYEDITTHLGQPGKVHRYGAGIPVEKAGELGRFEMGSTVILCFEPKRVRWDDSLQPETVVRMGTRIGEIL, encoded by the coding sequence ATGAACGAACAGACCTTCATGAAGTTGATGCGCGTGCTGCCCAAGTCGGCGGTGTCCTCCGCGGTGGGCCTGGCCACGCGCCTGCCCGCGCCCGCGCCGGTGCACCACTGGGCCATGCGCGCCTTCGCCAAGGCGTACAACGTGGACATGGACGAGGCGGAGCACGGCTTCGAGAAGTACCCGACCTTCGCCCAGTTCTTCACCCGCGGCCTCAAGCCGGGCCTGCGCCCGGTGGACGCGGGCGAGAAGGTCGTCGTGTCGCCGGTGGACGGCCGGGTGTCCCAGGTGGGCTACTCGGACAACGGCCGGTGCCTGCAGGCCAAGGGCATCGAGTACACGGTGGACGAGCTCCTGGGCGACGCGCAGGCGGCGAAGCCCTTCCACGGCGGCGCCTGGACGACGCTGTACCTGTCGCCGCGCGACTACCACCGCATCCACGCGCCGCTGGGCGGCACCATCACGGGGTACGCGTACATCCCGGGTGAGTTCTGGCCGGTGAACCCCGCGTCGGTGAAGAACAAGCAGTCGCTGTTCTGCGTGAACGAGCGGCTCGTCACCTACCTGGACACCGCGGCCGGCAAGGTGGCGGTGGTGAAGGTGGGCGCCACCTGCGTGTCGCGCATCAAGGCGTCGTACGAGGACATCACCACCCACCTGGGGCAGCCGGGCAAGGTGCACCGCTACGGCGCGGGCATCCCGGTGGAGAAGGCCGGGGAGCTGGGCCGCTTCGAGATGGGCTCCACGGTCATCCTCTGCTTCGAGCCGAAGCGGGTGCGCTGGGACGACAGCCTCCAGCCGGAGACGGTGGTGCGCATGGGCACGCGCATCGGAGAAATTCTGTGA